The Rhodopirellula bahusiensis genome has a window encoding:
- a CDS encoding DoxX family protein, with translation MSHSGLRRLIDDCRVGLMWLLALLFTAAGLNHFVSPGFYVRMIPDGWPNPLMLVHVSGVFEVIGGVGLLVPRLRTLAGWGLIALLIAVFPANIYMALNPERYDAFSQAGLLARLPVQGVLIALVWWVACQNGNRNVE, from the coding sequence ATGAGTCACTCTGGTCTTCGTCGGTTGATTGACGATTGTCGCGTCGGATTGATGTGGTTGCTCGCTCTCCTGTTCACCGCGGCGGGGCTCAACCACTTTGTTTCGCCTGGCTTCTACGTCCGAATGATTCCGGACGGCTGGCCAAACCCACTGATGCTGGTGCATGTGTCGGGCGTCTTTGAAGTGATTGGTGGCGTCGGCCTGCTTGTGCCGCGGCTTCGAACATTGGCTGGTTGGGGGCTGATCGCCTTGCTCATCGCCGTCTTTCCCGCCAATATTTACATGGCACTGAACCCGGAACGGTATGATGCGTTTTCTCAAGCGGGGTTGCTTGCGAGATTGCCCGTGCAAGGCGTGCTGATCGCCTTGGTTTGGTGGGTTGCATGTCAAAACGGGAATCGCAACGTTGAATGA
- a CDS encoding cupin domain-containing protein, with protein sequence MDIPQITPKSDAEQGAMGQIYLATGKQVALRRWEESPGGFSKPTTRDYEAVGYLLKGAMELEFDGGTAKLDVGDSWLVPAGAIHRYRVVESIVAIEATSPPARFGDRDQPA encoded by the coding sequence ATGGACATTCCACAAATCACGCCCAAGTCGGACGCCGAACAAGGTGCGATGGGGCAGATTTATCTTGCGACTGGAAAGCAAGTCGCACTTCGACGCTGGGAGGAAAGCCCGGGCGGTTTCAGCAAACCAACCACTCGTGATTACGAAGCCGTTGGCTATTTGCTGAAAGGTGCAATGGAGTTGGAGTTCGACGGTGGTACCGCGAAACTCGATGTCGGTGACTCGTGGCTTGTCCCTGCAGGAGCCATCCACCGGTATCGGGTCGTCGAATCCATCGTCGCGATTGAGGCCACCAGTCCACCAGCTCGCTTTGGTGATCGGGACCAACCTGCGTGA
- a CDS encoding ZIP family metal transporter, with the protein MNELAQVLLLTTMAGSAIPIGGLFAMTEKISLEWLETEFRHSVIAFGGGVLISAVALVLVPDGIKELSLTWIIAAFVLGGLAFWGLETLLDRSKSSMAQLVAMLSDFVPEAIALGAAFATGEKAGMLLAFLIGLQNLPEGFNAFRELEVSSKLRGWKLVACLAACVPLGPIAGWIGYQHLASYPRVVDFIMLFAASGILYLTFQDLAPQARAENQRAPAIGAVLGFLLGLIGHVLLAS; encoded by the coding sequence TTGAATGAACTGGCGCAGGTCTTGTTGCTGACGACGATGGCGGGATCGGCGATCCCGATTGGCGGTCTTTTTGCAATGACCGAGAAGATCTCGCTTGAGTGGCTTGAAACCGAGTTTCGGCACAGTGTCATCGCATTTGGTGGTGGCGTCCTGATTTCGGCGGTCGCCCTCGTGTTGGTTCCCGACGGAATCAAGGAGCTTTCACTCACTTGGATCATCGCCGCCTTTGTGCTCGGTGGACTGGCGTTCTGGGGGCTGGAGACTCTGCTGGATCGGTCCAAGAGCTCGATGGCGCAATTGGTCGCGATGCTTTCCGACTTTGTTCCCGAGGCGATTGCCTTGGGGGCAGCGTTCGCAACCGGCGAAAAGGCTGGGATGCTGCTGGCCTTTCTGATCGGACTTCAGAATTTGCCCGAAGGTTTCAACGCCTTTCGCGAATTGGAAGTGTCGTCCAAGCTGCGAGGTTGGAAACTGGTCGCGTGCTTGGCCGCCTGCGTTCCACTTGGGCCGATCGCCGGATGGATTGGCTATCAACATCTAGCGAGCTACCCGCGAGTAGTTGACTTCATCATGTTGTTCGCGGCCAGCGGAATTTTGTACCTGACGTTTCAAGATCTGGCACCGCAGGCTCGAGCTGAGAATCAACGAGCACCGGCGATCGGTGCTGTGCTCGGATTCCTGTTGGGGCTGATTGGTCACGTTCTGCTAGCGAGCTGA
- a CDS encoding tetratricopeptide repeat protein, producing MNDLNGHLRSLALTTWMGFISVQCAATAQDFTAPEFQAASQPSATSDPAAANDKPPLKQPSPAQLRMLAMLQQKVATNPNHSDSWRTLGRMQKALGDVDSSIESNRKALELDPFNAAAHFDLGQLLSDISRPEAARSHLQEVLKIAPSSTYADQVREMGIQAPAPALAQLGAPAASTEQPNQRSAMDWMTSDPANVTRANELPAPPNFDGAPTQTVGYEIQTFDGSDDLENRLRQLESEAEASTSPFRIFLETGLLYNTNVTLTPISRDLAQDEQASFQWFASPDLDWKLVRRENSRAGMMFRGYFTANESQFQEFNLASFQPGAFAERDFLFGGNEVIGRMEYVFSNDFFDGNQVGDRHAGTASFTVIRPDLNAWYGYTTIAQSNFEDDGATPAQTSLDGTTLTFGASHFKRTPWEALPMVALGTDLEYANTKGDDYRYLSINLHGSTDWQISDRWKFTPTWGVGYRNYPDFTDPIGRDEIFWRVHGKLSYQLTEQLSISAVAGHDRFASDNEDFDTERSEVGVLIGFKR from the coding sequence ATGAATGACCTCAACGGCCATCTCCGATCTCTCGCATTGACCACCTGGATGGGGTTTATTTCGGTCCAATGTGCCGCGACCGCCCAAGATTTCACCGCCCCAGAATTCCAAGCCGCGTCGCAACCTTCAGCCACGTCCGATCCCGCCGCGGCCAATGATAAACCGCCACTGAAGCAGCCGAGTCCTGCTCAACTGCGGATGCTGGCGATGCTGCAACAAAAAGTCGCGACCAATCCCAACCATTCCGATTCATGGCGAACCTTGGGACGAATGCAGAAAGCACTCGGCGACGTGGATTCCTCCATCGAGTCGAATCGCAAGGCGTTGGAGCTCGATCCGTTCAATGCGGCAGCTCACTTTGACCTTGGTCAGTTGCTCAGCGACATCTCCCGGCCCGAAGCGGCGCGTTCGCATCTGCAAGAGGTGCTGAAAATTGCTCCTTCGAGCACCTACGCGGATCAAGTCCGCGAGATGGGAATCCAGGCTCCAGCACCAGCCTTGGCACAACTCGGCGCACCCGCCGCGAGCACAGAACAACCCAACCAACGATCGGCGATGGATTGGATGACATCCGACCCAGCCAATGTGACTCGTGCCAACGAGCTTCCCGCACCGCCAAACTTTGACGGTGCTCCAACACAAACCGTCGGCTACGAAATCCAAACCTTTGACGGTTCGGACGACCTCGAGAACCGATTGCGACAACTCGAGAGCGAAGCGGAGGCGTCAACCAGTCCCTTCCGAATCTTTTTGGAAACCGGATTGCTCTACAACACCAACGTCACCCTGACGCCGATCAGCCGCGATCTCGCGCAAGACGAACAAGCCAGCTTTCAGTGGTTCGCCAGCCCCGACCTGGATTGGAAATTGGTACGCCGCGAAAATTCTCGAGCGGGGATGATGTTTCGTGGTTACTTCACCGCGAACGAAAGCCAATTCCAGGAGTTCAACCTGGCCAGTTTTCAACCCGGTGCCTTCGCGGAACGAGACTTTCTGTTCGGCGGAAACGAAGTGATTGGCCGAATGGAGTACGTGTTCTCCAACGACTTCTTCGATGGCAACCAAGTCGGTGACCGACACGCGGGAACAGCCTCGTTCACCGTGATTCGACCTGACTTGAACGCTTGGTATGGATACACCACGATTGCGCAATCCAACTTTGAAGACGACGGTGCAACCCCCGCGCAAACCTCACTCGATGGAACGACGCTGACGTTTGGTGCCAGCCACTTCAAACGCACCCCTTGGGAAGCATTGCCGATGGTCGCTCTTGGAACCGATTTGGAATACGCCAACACCAAAGGCGATGACTATCGGTATCTCTCCATCAATCTGCACGGTTCAACGGACTGGCAAATCAGCGACCGCTGGAAATTCACCCCGACCTGGGGCGTGGGCTATCGCAACTACCCCGACTTCACCGATCCGATCGGTCGCGACGAGATCTTTTGGCGAGTCCACGGAAAGCTGAGCTATCAACTCACCGAGCAACTGTCGATCTCCGCCGTAGCGGGTCACGACCGATTTGCATCGGACAATGAAGACTTCGACACCGAACGATCGGAAGTCGGTGTGCTGATCGGATTCAAACGCTAG
- a CDS encoding PAS domain S-box protein gives MSDPQPVPKPLVVGVGAGAGGIEALRELLASLGDSPDLAVVFVAHDSSELHSPQAGELASVTPLQIVELKSRKQLKPNTVYLCPPNSLLTISSGSRLMLKQATEGNFATPIDHFFHSIADTQGEQGVGVILSGMGTDGTLGLKSISDAGGMTFAQTSGSAKFDSMPRNAATTGVADHVLSPEKISHELKDYVRYLKQQSDELASGSMLEQIERSIPEVAEILYSATKHNFRHYKTGTLTRRILRRMQVLQIPHIAEYMNRMRDDQEETQNLFRELLIGVTEFFRDPASFARLAGEVIPKIFEGRPANDPVRIWVPGCATGEEAYTLAILCHEYLDRLQTQNGDKLSNESLPSFQIIASDIDERALAIARQGVYPLGISENISEARLKRFFVKRGKRFHVKRNLRESILFSLHNLISDAPFSRQDLISCRNLLIYLGPHLQKKLIPLFHYALRPNGYLFLGPSESISTHGELFRSVDTNHRINQRRGTATVVATGDSRSFLSSVEAARPAAIVPQVDDNQEVHQVLQRIILDEFAPKSLVVDIEGQVVCSLSDTSPYLSSGEGSFQNNLIAMARRGLRIGLRSAFAEAKTNRRRVVRDDLSVRCDEGNQRVKLTIQPMMGLGHEADLFMVVFQNFGPPVPASDNKQDGSTTSELSKGSNEDAQRLIEQLERELAATREDLERSMQEMEATNEELKSSYDEMLAMNRGLQTANDNLENSKEEIRSSSEAVARANADLENLLRSTRIATIFLDDDLSIRSFTPAATEIYGLIATDVGRPLTQIVPNVHNMPPLPNWDQLVQADGVEDTVVAHSGKAFIRRVLPYRSHLGDHDGIVLTFTDVTQLRESEELFQSLVRASAQIVWIANTDGVADSDSPSWREYTGQTLDQWLGFGWLDAIHPDDRELTQKVWTEAVAKDRPLVMEYRLRNRHGEYRWFQVRTAPQRRPDGTVNRWVGMNIDVHDQKQSRLELVDREAHLRRVINNQLGLVGVIDRNGMLLEVDDRSLEYARVHRKDVIGKPFHEAPWWSYDPDVAQQMRDAMQRAFQGEPVRYDVSLFAHGDDGVMIDFMIAPVFDDNGNIEYLIPSGVDIRDRKKAELEQQEVAVRLEAIFNTAVDGIITIDRRGTINSVNVAATRIFGYEVDELVGNNIKMLMPEPEHSEHDGYLQTYEQTGQRHIIGHQRQVIGQRKDRSTFDLDLSVSETSLSGDHKYVGIVRDVSDRVRSEQAKKNASRRMQMALRAGGMAAWEWTPKKCFWTKEMYELFGLSDDQKASSELGFSLTHPDDLEALKRHWQDAIEGNCDYEIEFRIVRPDGKMRWITGMGEVVRGKTGKVTRMYGVNWDSTQEHVQAETLRESERRATEASASKSAFLANMSHEIRTPMTAILGYAELLQDLIHDSEGQHHLQTIRRNGDYLLDIINDILDLSKIEAGKLDVENEAFDPAHLIEDVRSIMEVRATEAGLELTVNYGQKIPSQIRSDSKRLKQVLINLVGNAIKFTPDGNVRLVVRMDSNPVRLCVDVIDTGIGIAPEQQEQLFQPFSQGDSSVSRTFGGTGLGLTISRRLAEMLGGTISFQSDLGKGSTFTLSVFPGDLADVPMVDHSQPQEELADRSDESPAEKIELNCYALVVDDRRDIRFLSRHILTKAGATVEECADGQQAVDKIIEDMKVEHCPDVIILDMQMPNLDGYATARKLRELGYDAPIIALTADAMQGDMNLCLKAGCNDYLSKPIDAAKLLRLVSNLT, from the coding sequence TTGAGCGATCCACAACCGGTCCCCAAACCACTGGTCGTCGGAGTGGGCGCAGGCGCGGGCGGAATCGAAGCCCTGAGAGAACTTTTGGCGTCGCTGGGCGACTCACCTGACTTGGCCGTGGTGTTTGTCGCCCATGATTCATCGGAATTGCACTCGCCCCAAGCCGGTGAACTGGCGAGTGTGACTCCCCTTCAAATTGTCGAACTGAAGTCTCGCAAACAACTGAAACCCAACACGGTCTATCTCTGCCCACCCAACAGCCTGCTCACCATCAGCAGCGGTTCCCGGTTGATGCTGAAACAAGCCACCGAAGGAAACTTTGCGACGCCGATCGACCACTTCTTTCATTCCATTGCGGATACACAAGGCGAACAGGGCGTTGGTGTAATTCTGTCCGGTATGGGCACCGATGGAACGCTGGGTTTGAAATCCATCAGCGACGCGGGAGGGATGACGTTTGCCCAAACATCCGGTTCGGCAAAATTTGATTCGATGCCTCGAAACGCCGCGACCACCGGCGTGGCTGATCATGTGCTCTCACCGGAGAAGATCTCGCATGAACTGAAAGACTACGTTCGCTATCTCAAGCAGCAGTCGGACGAACTGGCGAGCGGATCGATGCTCGAACAAATCGAACGATCCATTCCCGAAGTCGCAGAGATTCTGTACAGCGCGACCAAGCACAATTTCAGACACTACAAAACCGGCACACTGACTCGGCGAATTCTGAGGCGAATGCAAGTCCTGCAGATCCCTCACATCGCCGAATACATGAATCGGATGCGTGACGATCAGGAAGAGACTCAAAATCTCTTTCGCGAATTGTTGATTGGTGTCACCGAGTTCTTTCGGGACCCTGCATCCTTCGCGAGGCTAGCTGGCGAAGTAATCCCCAAGATTTTTGAAGGACGACCTGCAAACGACCCGGTCCGAATATGGGTTCCCGGATGCGCGACTGGTGAGGAAGCCTACACCCTCGCCATTCTGTGCCATGAATATTTGGATCGCCTGCAGACTCAAAACGGCGACAAGCTGTCCAACGAGTCTCTTCCTTCTTTTCAAATCATCGCCAGCGACATCGATGAGCGTGCGTTGGCAATTGCTCGGCAAGGTGTTTACCCACTCGGGATCAGCGAAAACATATCCGAGGCGAGATTGAAGCGATTCTTTGTCAAACGCGGCAAGCGATTTCACGTCAAAAGGAATCTGCGAGAATCCATCCTCTTCTCTCTGCACAACCTCATCAGCGACGCCCCGTTCTCGCGACAAGATTTGATTTCATGTCGGAATCTGTTGATCTATTTGGGGCCGCATTTGCAGAAAAAACTCATTCCGCTGTTTCACTACGCTCTGCGACCCAACGGATATCTTTTCCTTGGACCGAGCGAGTCCATCTCGACGCACGGTGAACTATTTCGCAGTGTCGACACGAATCACCGAATCAATCAACGCAGAGGAACTGCAACCGTTGTCGCAACAGGTGACTCCCGCAGTTTCCTCAGCTCGGTCGAAGCGGCCCGGCCCGCAGCGATCGTTCCCCAGGTCGACGACAACCAGGAAGTTCATCAGGTACTGCAGCGGATCATCTTGGACGAGTTCGCTCCCAAATCGCTGGTGGTGGATATCGAAGGCCAGGTCGTCTGTTCGCTTTCCGACACCAGCCCGTACCTGTCCAGCGGCGAAGGCTCATTTCAAAACAACCTGATCGCGATGGCTCGCCGCGGGCTACGCATCGGACTTCGAAGTGCATTCGCGGAAGCCAAAACCAACCGCCGCCGGGTCGTTCGCGATGATCTTTCGGTTCGCTGCGACGAGGGCAACCAACGAGTGAAGTTGACCATCCAGCCCATGATGGGGTTGGGTCACGAAGCCGATTTGTTCATGGTGGTTTTCCAAAACTTTGGACCTCCCGTTCCTGCGAGTGATAACAAGCAGGATGGGTCAACGACGTCGGAGCTTTCCAAGGGATCGAACGAAGACGCCCAACGATTGATTGAGCAACTCGAACGAGAACTTGCAGCAACCCGCGAGGACCTCGAACGTTCGATGCAGGAGATGGAGGCCACCAACGAAGAGCTGAAATCGTCTTACGACGAGATGCTCGCCATGAACCGAGGCTTGCAGACGGCCAACGACAACTTGGAGAATTCGAAAGAAGAAATCCGAAGCAGCAGCGAAGCGGTTGCTCGCGCCAACGCGGACCTGGAAAACTTGTTGCGTAGCACGCGAATCGCCACCATCTTCTTGGATGACGATCTGTCGATTCGAAGCTTCACGCCAGCCGCAACCGAAATCTACGGTTTGATTGCAACGGACGTCGGACGGCCGCTGACACAAATCGTCCCCAATGTTCACAACATGCCGCCGCTTCCGAACTGGGATCAGTTGGTGCAGGCGGACGGCGTCGAAGACACCGTCGTCGCTCATTCTGGAAAAGCGTTCATTCGTCGGGTGCTGCCCTATCGGTCGCACTTGGGCGACCACGATGGCATTGTGCTGACGTTCACCGACGTGACGCAGCTCCGAGAAAGCGAAGAGCTGTTTCAATCACTCGTCCGGGCCTCGGCTCAAATCGTTTGGATCGCCAATACGGATGGTGTCGCCGATTCTGATTCACCAAGTTGGCGTGAATACACGGGACAAACCTTGGATCAATGGCTCGGCTTCGGCTGGCTCGACGCGATTCATCCCGATGATCGTGAATTGACTCAAAAGGTGTGGACAGAGGCGGTCGCCAAAGATCGCCCGCTCGTGATGGAATATCGCCTGCGAAACCGCCACGGCGAATACCGATGGTTCCAAGTCCGCACGGCACCTCAACGTCGTCCCGATGGAACGGTCAATCGTTGGGTCGGCATGAACATCGACGTTCACGATCAAAAGCAAAGCCGTCTGGAGCTTGTTGATCGCGAAGCACACCTGCGTCGTGTGATCAACAATCAACTCGGCTTGGTGGGCGTGATTGATCGCAACGGAATGTTGCTGGAAGTCGACGACCGATCACTGGAATACGCGAGGGTTCACCGCAAAGACGTCATCGGCAAACCATTTCATGAGGCACCATGGTGGAGCTACGACCCCGACGTTGCGCAGCAAATGCGAGACGCGATGCAGCGAGCGTTCCAAGGTGAACCCGTGCGATACGATGTGTCGTTGTTCGCACATGGCGACGACGGCGTGATGATTGACTTCATGATCGCGCCGGTGTTCGATGACAACGGCAACATCGAGTACCTGATTCCCTCAGGCGTTGACATTCGCGATCGCAAAAAGGCGGAGCTTGAACAACAAGAAGTCGCAGTTCGGCTGGAGGCCATCTTCAACACTGCGGTGGATGGCATCATCACGATCGATCGTCGAGGAACCATCAACTCGGTCAATGTCGCGGCCACCAGAATCTTTGGCTACGAGGTCGATGAACTGGTTGGCAACAACATCAAAATGCTGATGCCCGAACCGGAACACAGCGAGCACGACGGCTATTTGCAGACTTACGAACAAACGGGCCAGCGTCACATCATCGGCCATCAGCGACAGGTGATTGGTCAACGTAAAGATAGATCCACCTTTGATTTGGATTTGTCGGTGAGTGAAACGTCTTTGTCGGGCGACCACAAATATGTTGGCATCGTTCGCGACGTGAGCGATCGCGTCCGTTCCGAACAGGCCAAAAAGAACGCTTCGAGACGGATGCAAATGGCTTTGCGAGCGGGCGGGATGGCCGCTTGGGAATGGACACCCAAGAAATGTTTCTGGACCAAAGAGATGTACGAACTGTTTGGTCTGTCAGACGATCAGAAAGCCAGCTCCGAACTCGGTTTTTCGTTGACGCATCCCGATGATCTCGAAGCGTTGAAACGGCACTGGCAAGACGCAATCGAGGGGAATTGCGACTATGAGATCGAGTTCCGGATCGTTCGCCCCGACGGGAAGATGCGTTGGATCACCGGAATGGGCGAAGTGGTCCGCGGGAAAACCGGAAAGGTCACTCGCATGTACGGTGTGAATTGGGATTCAACCCAAGAACACGTGCAGGCGGAAACCCTGCGTGAGAGCGAGCGACGAGCCACCGAAGCTAGCGCATCCAAGAGTGCGTTCCTCGCGAACATGTCTCACGAAATCCGCACACCGATGACTGCGATTTTGGGATACGCGGAATTGCTGCAAGATCTCATTCACGACTCCGAAGGCCAGCATCACCTCCAAACCATTCGCCGAAATGGCGACTATTTATTGGACATCATCAACGACATTTTGGACTTGTCGAAAATCGAAGCGGGCAAACTCGATGTTGAGAACGAGGCATTCGATCCGGCGCACTTGATCGAGGATGTTCGAAGCATCATGGAAGTCCGGGCCACAGAAGCCGGGCTGGAGCTGACAGTCAACTACGGGCAAAAGATTCCTTCCCAAATCCGATCGGATTCAAAACGTCTCAAACAAGTTCTCATCAACTTGGTCGGCAACGCGATTAAGTTCACTCCGGACGGGAACGTTCGACTGGTGGTTCGCATGGATTCCAACCCAGTTCGTTTGTGCGTCGATGTGATTGACACTGGCATTGGGATTGCACCTGAACAACAAGAGCAACTGTTCCAACCGTTCTCACAGGGTGACTCCAGCGTCAGCCGGACGTTTGGCGGAACAGGTCTGGGATTGACGATCAGCCGGCGGTTGGCAGAAATGCTGGGTGGCACCATTTCGTTTCAAAGCGACCTGGGGAAGGGCAGCACGTTCACACTGAGTGTCTTCCCTGGCGACTTGGCGGATGTTCCCATGGTGGATCACTCACAACCACAAGAGGAACTCGCTGATCGTTCGGACGAATCGCCAGCAGAGAAGATTGAATTGAATTGCTACGCGTTGGTGGTGGATGACCGTCGCGACATTCGCTTCCTCAGTCGCCACATTTTGACCAAAGCGGGCGCGACGGTTGAGGAATGCGCCGACGGGCAACAAGCTGTTGACAAGATCATCGAGGACATGAAAGTTGAACATTGCCCCGACGTCATCATCCTTGATATGCAGATGCCGAACTTGGACGGATACGCGACCGCGAGAAAGCTTCGAGAACTCGGTTACGATGCTCCCATCATCGCTCTGACCGCAGACGCGATGCAGGGCGACATGAACCTGTGCTTGAAGGCGGGCTGCAACGATTACCTCAGCAAACCGATCGACGCTGCGAAACTTCTACGGTTGGTCAGCAATTTGACATGA
- a CDS encoding GNAT family N-acetyltransferase, which produces MAIRYSIDFKLTSEQFIDLLKRSTLAERRPVDDEPRIREMLAHADVLVTAHWVDDPVVVDPETPGKLIGVSRAISDHAYCTYLSDLAVDVEYQGQGIGRELIRLTHEVAGHQTRLILLSAPAAETYYPHVGMQPHNSCWMIPPTDES; this is translated from the coding sequence ATGGCCATCCGATACAGCATCGATTTCAAGTTGACCTCGGAGCAGTTCATTGATCTGCTGAAACGATCCACCTTGGCCGAACGCCGCCCAGTCGACGATGAGCCAAGGATTCGTGAGATGTTGGCCCACGCGGATGTGCTTGTCACGGCTCACTGGGTCGACGATCCAGTGGTGGTTGATCCAGAAACACCCGGCAAGCTGATCGGGGTTTCGCGAGCGATCTCCGACCACGCTTACTGCACCTACCTGTCGGACCTTGCCGTGGATGTCGAGTACCAGGGGCAAGGGATCGGTCGCGAATTGATTCGTCTGACTCACGAGGTGGCTGGCCATCAAACCCGGCTGATTTTGTTGTCAGCACCGGCCGCGGAAACGTACTACCCGCACGTTGGTATGCAGCCGCATAATTCTTGCTGGATGATTCCGCCAACCGATGAATCTTAG
- a CDS encoding NADP-dependent oxidoreductase, protein MSTATSQTVQSKQIELTSRPDGMPQKSNFDLRSAEVGPVKDGEILVKNQWMSVDPYMRGRMKDTDSYVPPFQIDEPLEGGCIGEVIQSNNADYKEGDLVLGNLGWREYWTSNGDGITKIDPSLAPPQAFLGALGMTGMTAWVGLHKIAQLKEGSTVFVSAASGAVGSIVCQLAKAMNCRVIGSAGKKEKIQWLNDKTGIDAVINYKEVDNLSQELSKHAPDGIDVYFDNVGSDHLEAAIDNMNDFGCCVECGMIATYNATEAPSAPRNMFKVIAKRLRIQGFIVRDHMDAKDEFVRDMANLIQQDKVVWEETITDGIENAPNAFIGLFEGDNLGKQLVRLS, encoded by the coding sequence ATGAGCACAGCAACAAGCCAAACTGTTCAGTCCAAGCAAATTGAACTGACTTCGCGTCCGGATGGGATGCCACAGAAATCGAACTTTGACTTGCGTTCCGCGGAAGTGGGACCAGTCAAAGACGGCGAGATCCTGGTGAAGAATCAATGGATGTCGGTGGATCCCTACATGCGAGGCCGCATGAAGGACACCGACAGCTATGTTCCGCCGTTTCAAATCGATGAACCGCTCGAAGGCGGATGCATCGGTGAAGTGATTCAGTCGAACAACGCCGACTACAAAGAAGGCGACTTGGTTCTAGGAAACCTTGGTTGGCGTGAGTACTGGACTTCCAACGGCGACGGAATCACCAAGATCGATCCAAGTCTGGCGCCGCCTCAAGCTTTTCTCGGCGCGCTCGGGATGACCGGCATGACCGCATGGGTTGGCCTGCACAAGATCGCACAACTCAAAGAAGGCAGCACCGTGTTCGTGTCGGCCGCCTCCGGTGCGGTCGGGTCGATCGTTTGCCAACTGGCGAAAGCGATGAACTGCCGTGTGATCGGGAGCGCTGGCAAGAAGGAAAAGATTCAGTGGCTCAACGACAAGACCGGAATCGACGCGGTGATCAACTACAAGGAAGTCGACAATCTCAGTCAGGAGCTTTCCAAACACGCTCCCGACGGGATTGATGTGTATTTCGACAATGTCGGCAGCGATCATTTGGAAGCGGCGATCGACAACATGAACGACTTCGGCTGCTGTGTCGAATGCGGCATGATCGCGACTTACAACGCGACTGAAGCACCTTCAGCGCCTCGGAACATGTTCAAAGTCATCGCGAAGCGTCTGAGAATCCAAGGCTTCATCGTCCGCGACCACATGGATGCAAAAGACGAATTTGTTCGCGACATGGCGAACTTGATTCAACAGGACAAAGTGGTCTGGGAAGAAACCATCACCGATGGAATCGAAAATGCACCCAATGCATTTATCGGACTCTTTGAAGGCGACAACCTCGGCAAGCAACTCGTTCGGCTGAGCTAA
- a CDS encoding CsbD family protein, producing MMNWDQIEGKWKQVKGQAQQQWGDLTDDDLDRVDGKREELVGVVQERYGLAKDEAEKQVSEFESSCSC from the coding sequence GTGATGAATTGGGACCAAATCGAAGGCAAGTGGAAACAAGTCAAAGGCCAAGCTCAACAACAGTGGGGAGACTTGACGGATGACGATCTTGATCGCGTCGATGGCAAACGTGAAGAGCTGGTCGGCGTCGTTCAAGAACGCTACGGACTAGCAAAAGACGAAGCCGAAAAGCAAGTCTCTGAGTTTGAGAGTTCATGCAGTTGTTGA
- a CDS encoding YqaE/Pmp3 family membrane protein — protein sequence MNYIRLLLVFLLPPVAIYMQFGLGHHFWLSLVLTLLGFVPGLVYSLYIMASRPPGLSRLP from the coding sequence ATGAATTACATTCGACTCCTACTCGTTTTCCTTCTTCCACCCGTCGCGATTTACATGCAATTTGGGCTGGGGCATCACTTCTGGCTCAGCTTGGTTTTGACTTTACTGGGTTTCGTCCCCGGACTGGTGTACTCACTGTACATCATGGCGTCGCGACCGCCCGGTCTTTCGCGTCTTCCGTGA
- a CDS encoding DUF1328 domain-containing protein, with protein MLGWALTFLVIALIAAALGFGGLAGTAAMVAKVLFVVFLVLFILGLVMGRRGPTV; from the coding sequence ATGTTGGGTTGGGCTTTGACGTTTTTGGTAATTGCTTTGATCGCCGCTGCTTTGGGCTTCGGTGGATTGGCCGGAACCGCTGCGATGGTTGCAAAGGTTTTGTTTGTCGTCTTCTTGGTGCTGTTCATTCTTGGCTTGGTCATGGGCCGTCGCGGACCAACTGTCTGA